In one Desulfoferula mesophila genomic region, the following are encoded:
- the rpsB gene encoding 30S ribosomal protein S2 produces MAYVTMRELLEAGVHFGHQTGRWNPKMKSYIFGARNGIHIIDLQQTVTLFRQAYDFITKTVAKGGEVLFVGTKRQAADIIAEEATRCGMYNVNHRWLGGMLTNFQTIKKSIERYKWLESIVADGTIDNYPKKESMSLRRELEKAERTLGGIKDMNRLPSAVVLVDIKKEKIAVNEARRLKIPIVAIVDTNCDPEGIDYLVPGNDDAIRAIRLFSGAMAQAANDGLALREQRGGAGRESEKVEMPQDMPELTVGRPEEQEGPEVVVIRKEKPAAKEAAAEESTED; encoded by the coding sequence GTGGCCTACGTGACCATGCGCGAGCTGTTGGAGGCCGGAGTCCACTTCGGTCACCAGACCGGCCGGTGGAACCCCAAGATGAAGTCTTATATCTTCGGGGCCCGCAACGGCATTCACATCATCGACCTGCAGCAGACCGTAACCCTTTTCCGCCAAGCCTACGATTTCATTACCAAGACCGTGGCCAAGGGCGGCGAGGTGCTCTTTGTGGGCACCAAGCGCCAGGCGGCGGACATCATCGCCGAGGAAGCCACCCGCTGCGGCATGTACAACGTCAACCACCGCTGGTTGGGCGGCATGCTCACCAACTTCCAGACCATCAAGAAGTCCATCGAGCGCTACAAGTGGCTGGAAAGCATCGTGGCCGACGGCACCATCGACAACTACCCCAAGAAGGAGTCCATGTCCCTGCGGCGCGAGCTGGAAAAGGCCGAGCGCACCCTGGGCGGCATCAAGGACATGAACCGCCTGCCCTCCGCGGTGGTGTTGGTGGACATCAAAAAGGAAAAGATCGCGGTCAACGAAGCCCGGCGGCTCAAGATACCCATCGTGGCCATCGTGGACACCAACTGCGACCCCGAGGGCATCGACTACCTGGTGCCCGGCAACGACGACGCCATCCGGGCCATCCGCCTGTTCAGCGGCGCCATGGCCCAGGCCGCCAACGACGGCCTGGCCCTTCGGGAGCAGCGGGGAGGCGCGGGCCGCGAGTCCGAGAAGGTTGAGATGCCCCAGGACATGCCCGAGCTGACCGTGGGCCGTCCCGAGGAGCAGGAGGGCCCCGAGGTGGTGGTCATCCGCAAGGAAAAGCCCGCCGCGAAAGAGGCCGCCGCCGAGGAGAGCACCGAGGACTAA
- the tsf gene encoding translation elongation factor Ts has protein sequence MSISAAMVKELRDKTNAGMMDCKKALTECEGDMEKSIDWLRQKGLSVAAKRAGRVASEGQVASYIHAGGKLGVMVEVNCETDFTGKTDEFSAFARDLAMHIAASNPICVNEEDLPADVLEREREIYKAQALEQGKPENIVDKIIEGKLKKFAAESCLMNQPFVKDTDKTIADLVNELRAQTGENVQIRRFARFVLGEES, from the coding sequence ATGAGCATATCCGCCGCCATGGTCAAGGAACTTAGGGACAAAACCAACGCCGGCATGATGGACTGCAAGAAGGCCCTCACCGAGTGTGAGGGTGACATGGAGAAGTCCATCGACTGGCTGCGCCAAAAAGGCCTGTCCGTGGCCGCCAAGCGGGCCGGCCGGGTGGCCAGCGAGGGCCAGGTGGCCAGCTACATCCACGCCGGCGGCAAGCTGGGCGTCATGGTCGAGGTCAACTGCGAGACCGACTTCACCGGCAAGACCGACGAGTTCAGCGCCTTTGCCCGGGATCTGGCCATGCACATCGCGGCCAGCAACCCCATCTGCGTGAACGAGGAAGACCTGCCCGCCGACGTCTTGGAGCGCGAGCGCGAGATCTACAAGGCCCAGGCCCTGGAGCAGGGCAAGCCCGAGAACATCGTGGACAAGATCATCGAAGGCAAGCTCAAGAAGTTCGCCGCCGAGAGCTGCCTGATGAACCAGCCCTTTGTCAAGGACACCGACAAGACCATCGCCGACCTGGTCAACGAGCTTCGGGCCCAGACCGGCGAGAACGTGCAGATCAGGCGCTTCGCCCGCTTCGTGCTGGGCGAGGAAAGCTAG
- the pyrH gene encoding UMP kinase, translating to MPPAPVFKRVLLKVSGEALMGGESFGISPQVLDYVADELIKAHRLGVEVGVVLGGGNIFRGVSDSARHMDRVQADYMGMLATVVNSIALQDALERKGVPTRVMTAITMPQVAEPYIRRRAIRHLEKGRIVILGAGTGNPYFSTDTAAALRAEEIGAEVLMKATKVDGIYDSDPVKNPEAQKLPQVTYDQVLAQHLKVMDATAISLAGDNKLPVIVFDLLEPDNIKRVLLGEKVGSRVEV from the coding sequence ATGCCCCCCGCCCCGGTGTTCAAAAGAGTGCTCTTGAAGGTCTCGGGAGAGGCCCTCATGGGCGGGGAGTCCTTTGGCATTTCCCCCCAGGTGTTGGACTACGTGGCCGACGAGCTCATCAAGGCCCACCGCCTGGGCGTGGAGGTCGGGGTGGTGTTGGGCGGGGGCAACATCTTCCGCGGGGTCAGCGATAGCGCCCGCCACATGGACCGGGTGCAGGCCGACTACATGGGCATGCTGGCCACGGTGGTCAACTCCATCGCCCTGCAGGACGCCCTGGAGCGCAAGGGCGTGCCTACCCGGGTGATGACCGCCATCACCATGCCCCAGGTGGCCGAGCCCTACATCCGCCGCCGGGCGATCCGTCACCTGGAAAAGGGGCGCATCGTCATCCTGGGGGCGGGCACGGGCAACCCCTACTTCAGCACCGACACCGCCGCCGCCCTCAGGGCCGAGGAGATCGGGGCCGAGGTGTTGATGAAGGCCACCAAGGTGGACGGCATCTACGACTCGGACCCGGTGAAGAACCCCGAAGCTCAAAAGCTGCCCCAGGTGACCTACGACCAGGTGCTGGCCCAGCACCTGAAGGTGATGGACGCCACGGCCATCAGCTTGGCCGGGGACAACAAGCTGCCGGTGATCGTGTTTGACCTGCTGGAACCGGACAATATCAAGCGGGTGCTGCTGGGCGAAAAGGTCGGCTCCCGAGTGGAGGTTTAG
- the frr gene encoding ribosome recycling factor, translated as MIEDAKQEAKDLMEKAIEALTRDFKRVRTGRASISLLDGVRADYYGAPTPLNQMASLSVPEPRLILIQPWDASTCGAIEKALLKSDLGLTPNNDGKVVRIAVPPLTEERRKELVKVVKKMAEETKVAVRNARREANDLLKELKKEGEISEDDAFRGQDEIQKITDKYVAKVDEVSAEKEKEILEF; from the coding sequence ATGATCGAAGACGCCAAACAAGAAGCCAAGGATCTGATGGAAAAGGCCATTGAGGCCTTGACCCGCGACTTCAAGAGGGTGCGCACCGGCCGGGCTTCCATCTCGCTTTTGGACGGGGTGCGGGCCGACTACTACGGTGCGCCCACCCCGCTCAACCAGATGGCCAGCCTTTCGGTGCCCGAGCCGCGCCTCATTCTCATCCAGCCCTGGGACGCCAGCACCTGCGGAGCCATCGAAAAGGCGCTGCTCAAGAGCGACCTGGGCCTGACCCCCAACAACGACGGCAAGGTGGTACGCATCGCCGTGCCCCCCCTGACCGAAGAGCGCCGCAAGGAGCTGGTCAAAGTGGTCAAGAAGATGGCCGAGGAGACCAAGGTGGCGGTGCGCAACGCCCGCCGCGAGGCCAACGACCTGCTCAAGGAACTGAAAAAGGAAGGCGAGATCAGCGAAGACGACGCCTTCCGGGGCCAGGACGAGATCCAGAAGATCACCGACAAGTACGTGGCCAAGGTTGACGAGGTCTCGGCCGAAAAGGAAAAAGAGATCCTGGAGTTCTAG
- a CDS encoding isoprenyl transferase, which translates to MASTIPEPSPLDRLDTSALPRHLAVIMDGNGRWAKSKGWRRVRGHEEGAESVRVVVRACRKLGIKVLTLYAFSEENWARPKTEVEALMRLLGRFLKSERQEMIDRGIRLMASGSVERLPTKTRELLQQIMDDTAGGERMVLNLALSYGGRQELVRAARRLAARAVAGELVPEAIGEAELEGELYTAGLPQVDLLIRTSGELRVSNFLLWQIAYAEFYFTETYWPDFREQEMAKALTAFAERERRFGQTGEQLKGESA; encoded by the coding sequence ATGGCTTCGACCATCCCAGAGCCTTCCCCCCTCGACCGGCTGGACACCTCCGCCCTGCCCCGCCACCTGGCGGTGATCATGGACGGCAACGGCCGCTGGGCCAAGTCCAAGGGCTGGCGCCGGGTGCGGGGCCACGAGGAAGGGGCCGAGAGCGTGCGGGTGGTGGTGCGCGCCTGCCGCAAGCTGGGCATCAAAGTCCTCACCCTCTACGCCTTCAGCGAGGAAAACTGGGCCCGCCCCAAGACCGAGGTGGAGGCTCTGATGCGCCTGCTGGGCCGCTTTCTCAAAAGCGAGCGCCAGGAGATGATCGACCGGGGCATCCGCCTGATGGCCAGCGGCAGCGTGGAGCGCCTGCCCACCAAGACCCGCGAGCTCTTGCAGCAGATCATGGACGACACCGCCGGGGGCGAGCGCATGGTGCTCAACCTGGCCCTGTCCTACGGCGGCCGCCAGGAGCTGGTGCGCGCCGCCCGCCGCCTGGCCGCCCGGGCCGTGGCCGGGGAGTTGGTTCCCGAGGCCATCGGTGAGGCCGAGCTGGAAGGCGAACTCTACACTGCGGGCCTGCCCCAGGTGGATCTGTTGATCCGCACCAGCGGCGAGCTGAGGGTGAGCAACTTCCTCTTGTGGCAGATCGCCTACGCCGAGTTTTATTTCACCGAAACCTATTGGCCCGACTTCCGCGAACAGGAAATGGCCAAGGCGCTCACCGCCTTTGCCGAACGCGAGCGCCGCTTCGGCCAGACCGGGGAGCAGCTAAAGGGAGAAAGCGCGTGA
- a CDS encoding phosphatidate cytidylyltransferase, which yields MSEPTRRRTMETLAVRAATGLPLAAGVLLVILFAPLWVLGLLIAAVAGLGMHEYTRMALPGPWNVPAVAGVALAGLVALAGLAGGSAALAALLLGLVALGLIIAIAGPELGLAWDDATRRCWGLVYVGGLFAGLVVLLGLPQGRALLIFSIFAVVAADVGAYFAGHMWGRHKLAPAISPGKTIEGVAGGALAAAVLGAVYALLWLPDTSVGAGFLLGLVLAVVSVGGDLLESALKRAAGVKDSGSILPGHGGVLDRVDGILVGGAAFLLLRMLLWP from the coding sequence GTGAGCGAGCCCACCCGCCGCCGGACCATGGAGACCCTGGCCGTGCGCGCGGCCACCGGCCTGCCGCTGGCCGCCGGGGTTCTGCTGGTTATCCTTTTCGCCCCCCTGTGGGTGCTGGGCCTGCTTATCGCGGCGGTGGCCGGCCTGGGCATGCACGAATACACCCGCATGGCCCTGCCCGGCCCCTGGAACGTTCCGGCGGTGGCCGGGGTGGCCCTGGCCGGGCTCGTGGCCCTGGCCGGGCTGGCCGGGGGAAGCGCGGCCCTGGCCGCCTTGCTGCTGGGCCTGGTGGCCCTGGGGCTCATCATTGCCATAGCCGGCCCGGAGCTGGGCCTGGCCTGGGACGACGCCACTCGCCGCTGCTGGGGCCTGGTCTACGTGGGCGGGCTGTTCGCGGGCCTGGTGGTGCTTCTGGGTCTGCCCCAGGGACGGGCGCTGCTCATCTTCTCCATCTTCGCGGTCGTAGCCGCCGACGTGGGGGCCTATTTCGCGGGCCATATGTGGGGCCGCCACAAGCTGGCCCCGGCCATCAGCCCCGGCAAGACCATCGAGGGCGTGGCCGGCGGGGCCCTGGCCGCGGCGGTGCTGGGCGCCGTCTATGCCCTGCTCTGGCTGCCCGACACCAGCGTGGGGGCCGGTTTCCTGCTGGGCCTGGTGCTGGCGGTGGTCAGCGTGGGCGGCGACCTGTTGGAGTCTGCCCTCAAGCGCGCCGCCGGGGTCAAGGACTCGGGCTCCATCCTGCCGGGCCACGGCGGGGTGCTGGACCGGGTGGACGGCATCCTGGTGGGCGGGGCGGCCTTTTTGCTGTTGAGGATGCTGCTGTGGCCGTAA
- a CDS encoding 1-deoxy-D-xylulose-5-phosphate reductoisomerase has translation MAVKKLAILGSTGSIGQSTLQVVAAHRERFPVVSLAAARSVQELARQAALFQPQVLAVLDKEAADQLKKLLPPGLKAEVVYGPQGYLQAAAGCGADMVLSAMVGVAGLLPTYAAVKAGIDVALANKETLVAAGELVMTAAAESGSAIVPVDSEHSAIFQSLMGNDPAGVRRLWLTASGGPFWGYSKAQLAGVTPEKALAHPTWSMGPKITIDSATLMNKGLEVIEAHWLFDRGYDDIKVVVHPQSVVHSLVEYVDGSFLAQLGLPDMKTPIAFALSYPQRLALDAPRLDLAQVARLSFEEPDLERFPALGLAFAAGRRGGSAPAVLNAANEVAVGLFLAGGLAYGQIAECARAVLDEHQAAPLTSVAAVLEADRWARGRARAWAESHGGNA, from the coding sequence GTGGCCGTAAAGAAGCTGGCCATACTGGGCTCCACCGGCTCCATCGGCCAAAGCACCTTGCAGGTGGTGGCCGCCCACCGCGAACGCTTCCCGGTGGTCAGCCTGGCCGCCGCCCGCTCGGTACAAGAGTTGGCCCGCCAGGCCGCCCTGTTCCAGCCCCAGGTGTTGGCGGTGCTGGATAAAGAGGCGGCCGACCAGCTCAAGAAACTATTGCCTCCCGGCCTCAAGGCCGAGGTGGTTTACGGCCCCCAGGGCTATCTGCAGGCCGCGGCGGGCTGCGGGGCGGACATGGTGCTCAGCGCCATGGTGGGCGTGGCCGGGCTGTTGCCCACCTACGCGGCGGTCAAGGCAGGCATCGACGTGGCCCTGGCCAACAAGGAGACCCTGGTGGCCGCCGGGGAGCTGGTCATGACCGCGGCCGCCGAAAGCGGCTCGGCCATCGTGCCGGTGGATAGCGAGCACTCGGCCATCTTCCAGTCGCTCATGGGCAACGACCCCGCCGGAGTGCGCCGCCTGTGGCTCACCGCCAGCGGCGGGCCCTTCTGGGGCTACAGCAAGGCCCAGTTGGCCGGGGTGACCCCGGAAAAGGCCCTGGCCCACCCCACCTGGTCCATGGGGCCCAAGATAACCATCGACTCGGCCACCCTGATGAACAAGGGCCTGGAGGTCATTGAGGCCCACTGGCTCTTCGACCGGGGCTACGACGACATCAAGGTGGTGGTGCATCCCCAATCGGTGGTGCACTCCCTGGTGGAGTACGTGGACGGCTCCTTTTTGGCCCAGTTGGGCCTGCCGGATATGAAGACTCCCATCGCCTTTGCCCTGTCCTATCCCCAGCGCCTGGCCCTGGACGCCCCTCGCCTGGACCTGGCCCAGGTGGCCCGCTTGAGCTTCGAAGAGCCGGACCTGGAGCGATTCCCCGCCCTGGGCCTGGCCTTCGCGGCCGGCCGCCGGGGGGGCAGCGCCCCGGCGGTGCTAAACGCGGCCAACGAGGTGGCGGTGGGCCTGTTTTTGGCCGGCGGCCTGGCCTATGGCCAGATCGCCGAGTGCGCGCGGGCGGTCTTGGACGAGCACCAGGCCGCTCCCCTGACCAGCGTGGCCGCCGTGTTGGAGGCCGACCGCTGGGCCCGGGGCCGGGCCCGCGCCTGGGCCGAGTCCCATGGAGGAAACGCGTGA
- the rseP gene encoding RIP metalloprotease RseP, with translation MTLISAIIVLGILIFVHELGHFLVAKKAGVGVKVFSLGFGPRLAGFRRGETDYRLSAIPLGGFVRMVGENPGDEVAPEEEAKSFAHKKVGWRLAIVAAGPLSNVAFALIVYFAVLLIWGMPTITTMVGGVLPNSPAMAAGVQKDDKVLAINGQPTADWAAMVKAIQGSGGKPLKVTLERDRKQVETTIVPRQEEVTDIFGEKHQVFRVGISASSQTSSRSVGLWESARLAALKTYWSGELIIMSVVKIIQAKVSVENLGGPIMIAQVASEAARQGLAPLLDLAALISVNLAILNLLPIPALDGGHIFFFLFEAITRRPVSLATREKAQQVGMILLILLMVFIFYNDIARLLGVYDQ, from the coding sequence GTGACCCTGATCAGCGCCATCATCGTTCTGGGCATCCTCATCTTCGTGCACGAACTGGGTCACTTCCTGGTGGCCAAGAAGGCCGGGGTGGGGGTGAAGGTCTTCAGCCTGGGCTTTGGGCCACGTCTGGCCGGGTTCAGAAGGGGCGAGACCGACTACCGCCTGTCGGCCATTCCCCTGGGCGGTTTCGTGCGCATGGTGGGGGAAAACCCCGGCGACGAGGTGGCGCCCGAGGAAGAGGCCAAGTCCTTTGCCCACAAAAAGGTGGGCTGGCGCCTGGCCATCGTGGCCGCCGGCCCCCTGTCCAATGTCGCCTTCGCCCTGATCGTCTACTTCGCGGTGTTGCTTATTTGGGGCATGCCCACCATCACCACCATGGTGGGCGGAGTGCTGCCGAATTCCCCGGCCATGGCCGCGGGGGTGCAAAAAGACGACAAGGTGCTGGCCATCAACGGCCAGCCCACCGCCGACTGGGCGGCCATGGTCAAGGCCATCCAGGGCAGCGGCGGCAAGCCCCTCAAAGTCACCCTGGAACGCGACCGCAAGCAGGTGGAGACCACCATCGTTCCCCGCCAAGAGGAAGTCACCGACATCTTCGGCGAAAAGCACCAGGTTTTCCGGGTGGGCATCTCCGCCAGCAGCCAAACGAGCAGCCGGTCGGTGGGCCTGTGGGAGTCGGCCAGGCTGGCGGCACTCAAGACCTATTGGTCCGGCGAACTCATCATCATGAGCGTGGTCAAGATCATCCAAGCCAAGGTTTCGGTGGAAAACCTGGGCGGGCCCATCATGATCGCCCAGGTGGCCAGCGAGGCCGCCCGCCAGGGCTTGGCACCCCTGCTGGATCTGGCCGCCCTGATCTCGGTGAACCTGGCCATCTTGAACCTGTTGCCCATACCCGCCCTAGACGGCGGCCACATTTTCTTCTTCCTGTTCGAGGCCATCACCCGCCGTCCGGTGTCCCTGGCCACCCGGGAAAAAGCCCAACAGGTGGGCATGATCCTCCTGATCCTGCTGATGGTGTTCATCTTCTACAACGATATCGCCCGGTTGCTGGGCGTGTACGACCAGTAG
- the tsaB gene encoding tRNA (adenosine(37)-N6)-threonylcarbamoyltransferase complex dimerization subunit type 1 TsaB — protein MILALDTCLAGGGAALAHEGRVLAQALLEPGPGFSRRLLPAIEEVMHRAGAARCDLGGLAVTIGPGFFTGLRVALATAQGLALGLGLPVAGVSSLRLLAEAAPEGERTVWALADARRGLLYAARFEQHGQDFARREADMAITPERLLPLLAPPALLLGPGARLIDPAELAPGLELAPAELDQPSPGLLALIGARRLAAGQGLAPHQMRPRYCRPSDAEVRFGLPLDDYRLVQ, from the coding sequence GTGATCCTGGCCCTGGACACCTGCCTGGCCGGAGGCGGCGCGGCCCTGGCCCACGAGGGCCGGGTCTTGGCCCAGGCCTTGTTGGAGCCCGGTCCCGGCTTCAGCCGCCGCTTGCTGCCCGCCATAGAGGAAGTAATGCACCGGGCGGGAGCCGCGCGTTGCGATCTCGGCGGTCTGGCGGTGACCATAGGCCCCGGCTTTTTTACCGGCCTGCGCGTGGCCCTGGCCACCGCCCAGGGCCTGGCCCTGGGGCTGGGCCTGCCCGTGGCCGGGGTTTCCAGCCTGCGCCTGCTGGCCGAGGCCGCCCCGGAAGGGGAGCGCACGGTATGGGCCCTGGCCGACGCCCGGCGGGGCCTCCTCTACGCCGCCCGCTTCGAGCAGCACGGACAGGATTTTGCCCGCCGCGAGGCGGACATGGCCATCACCCCCGAGCGCCTGCTGCCCCTGCTCGCCCCCCCGGCGCTGCTCCTGGGCCCCGGCGCGCGCCTCATCGACCCCGCCGAGCTGGCCCCCGGCCTGGAGCTGGCCCCCGCCGAGCTGGACCAGCCCAGCCCCGGACTGTTGGCCCTCATCGGCGCCCGCCGCCTGGCCGCGGGCCAGGGCCTGGCCCCCCATCAAATGCGCCCTCGCTACTGCCGTCCCTCGGACGCCGAGGTGCGTTTCGGCCTGCCCCTGGACGACTACCGCCTGGTGCAATAA
- a CDS encoding SIMPL domain-containing protein: MRRWFILTLVLVGLCLPYVTHAQLKAPNVTVDGTATLYLAPDQGVITVGVTNQASTAAQASQANAAAMQKVVDVLKKALDGRGRLETAGYHLRPVTTYYKETRRSQITGYKADHQVRVTSRDPQALAGILDAAVAAGANQVSGPHWGLADPSQAERQALAAAFADAKARAQTLATAAGLALGPLQQMRTGGGVAAPVPMLRSMAKASENTPLQAGEVQVTAEVSCVFALLPSGPGQRK; encoded by the coding sequence ATGCGCCGGTGGTTTATCCTGACATTGGTCCTGGTGGGCCTGTGTCTGCCCTACGTGACTCATGCCCAGCTAAAGGCGCCCAACGTAACGGTGGACGGCACAGCTACTCTGTACTTGGCCCCGGACCAGGGAGTCATCACCGTGGGGGTGACCAACCAGGCCTCCACCGCTGCCCAGGCCTCCCAGGCCAACGCCGCGGCCATGCAAAAGGTGGTGGACGTCCTCAAAAAAGCCCTGGATGGCCGGGGGCGCCTGGAAACCGCGGGCTACCACCTGCGACCCGTGACCACCTACTACAAAGAAACCCGTCGCAGCCAAATCACCGGCTATAAGGCCGACCACCAGGTGCGCGTCACCAGCCGCGATCCCCAGGCTCTGGCCGGAATCTTGGACGCGGCGGTGGCCGCCGGGGCCAACCAGGTGTCCGGCCCCCACTGGGGATTGGCCGATCCCAGCCAGGCTGAGCGCCAAGCCCTGGCCGCGGCCTTTGCCGACGCCAAGGCCCGGGCCCAAACCCTGGCCACGGCCGCGGGCCTGGCCTTGGGCCCGCTGCAGCAGATGCGCACCGGCGGCGGCGTAGCGGCTCCCGTGCCCATGCTGCGCAGCATGGCCAAGGCATCGGAAAATACCCCCCTGCAAGCCGGCGAAGTGCAGGTAACCGCCGAAGTGAGTTGCGTGTTTGCCCTGTTGCCTTCCGGGCCGGGCCAAAGAAAATAA
- a CDS encoding YdcH family protein: MDPSDTKLIQDNLDNDPELAKLWAEHQEMEKKLDDMNQRLYLSTEEQIERKRLQKLKLAGRDRIEQILGTLRGPDA; encoded by the coding sequence ATGGATCCCAGCGACACCAAGCTGATTCAGGATAACCTGGACAACGACCCGGAGCTGGCCAAACTCTGGGCCGAGCACCAGGAGATGGAAAAAAAGCTGGACGACATGAACCAGCGCCTATACCTGTCCACCGAGGAGCAGATAGAGCGCAAGCGCCTGCAAAAGCTCAAACTGGCCGGCCGCGACCGCATCGAGCAGATTTTGGGCACCCTGCGCGGCCCCGACGCCTAG
- a CDS encoding phosphatidylserine decarboxylase family protein, translated as MDKFPLARQGWPYLASAVFLAAVATALGVWWLAAPLWAVALLVGNFFRDPPRQSQADERAVISPADGKVVVVSETTHPELPGGPVRLVSVFMNIFDVHVNRAPLAGRVRKVVHRPGGFLPADRPEAPTANERLDLVLDGREATIVVTQVAGLVARRIECWAAPGVALERGQRYGMIRFGSRLDLYLPLSAKIQVKPGQRVRAGVSVIAEV; from the coding sequence ATGGACAAGTTCCCCCTGGCCCGCCAAGGCTGGCCCTACCTGGCCTCGGCCGTGTTTTTGGCCGCCGTGGCCACCGCCCTTGGCGTGTGGTGGCTGGCCGCGCCCCTGTGGGCCGTCGCCCTGCTGGTCGGCAACTTCTTCCGCGATCCGCCCCGCCAAAGCCAAGCCGATGAGCGGGCCGTCATCTCCCCGGCCGACGGCAAGGTGGTGGTGGTGAGCGAGACCACCCACCCGGAGCTGCCCGGCGGGCCGGTGCGCCTGGTTTCGGTGTTCATGAACATCTTCGACGTGCACGTGAACCGGGCCCCCCTGGCCGGGCGGGTGCGCAAGGTGGTCCACCGCCCCGGCGGCTTCCTGCCCGCCGACCGGCCCGAGGCCCCCACGGCCAACGAACGCCTGGACCTGGTGTTGGACGGGCGCGAGGCCACCATCGTGGTCACCCAGGTGGCCGGGCTGGTGGCCCGCCGAATCGAATGTTGGGCCGCTCCGGGGGTTGCATTAGAGCGCGGTCAGCGGTACGGTATGATTAGATTTGGCTCCCGCCTGGATTTGTACCTGCCCCTGAGCGCCAAGATCCAGGTGAAACCCGGCCAGCGAGTGAGAGCCGGAGTAAGCGTGATCGCAGAGGTTTAG
- the pssA gene encoding CDP-diacylglycerol--serine O-phosphatidyltransferase, with translation MARRNRNSRRRKSREQWRRGIYVLPNLFTTASLFAGFFAMVEAIQGNFMMACLAILASLVFDGLDGKVARATKTVSRFGVEFDSLADLVAFGVAPAILVYMWGLQPLGRLGFLAAFLFVACGALRLARFNVQVEEVGTSHFVGLPIPAAASVICTMILMWLELGGATPFEPWVLVLIVFLLSFLMVSNIHYLSFKEMGLGKLKSFNWLVAALLLFVLIAIQPQFMGFIMLASYVIGGPFAARIMAKKKAAKAEAPLQAGEQDRLPLS, from the coding sequence ATGGCCCGACGCAACCGAAATTCCCGCCGACGCAAAAGCCGCGAGCAGTGGCGACGGGGGATCTACGTCCTGCCCAACCTCTTCACCACCGCCAGCCTGTTCGCCGGCTTTTTCGCCATGGTGGAGGCCATCCAGGGCAATTTCATGATGGCCTGCCTGGCCATCCTGGCCTCCCTGGTCTTCGACGGCCTGGACGGCAAGGTGGCGCGGGCCACCAAGACGGTCAGCCGTTTCGGGGTGGAATTCGACTCCCTGGCCGACCTGGTGGCCTTTGGCGTGGCCCCGGCCATCCTGGTGTACATGTGGGGGCTGCAGCCCCTGGGCCGCCTGGGTTTCCTGGCCGCCTTCCTTTTCGTGGCCTGCGGCGCCCTGCGCCTGGCCCGCTTCAACGTCCAGGTGGAAGAAGTGGGCACCAGCCACTTCGTGGGCCTGCCCATCCCGGCCGCGGCCAGCGTTATCTGCACCATGATCCTCATGTGGCTGGAGCTGGGGGGGGCCACCCCCTTCGAGCCCTGGGTGCTGGTGCTCATCGTTTTCCTGCTGAGCTTCCTCATGGTCAGCAACATCCACTACCTCTCCTTCAAGGAGATGGGGCTGGGCAAGCTCAAGTCCTTCAACTGGCTGGTGGCCGCTCTGCTGCTGTTCGTGCTCATCGCCATCCAGCCGCAGTTCATGGGCTTCATCATGCTGGCCTCCTACGTGATCGGCGGGCCTTTCGCCGCGCGGATCATGGCCAAGAAAAAGGCCGCCAAGGCCGAGGCGCCTCTGCAGGCCGGCGAACAAGATCGATTGCCCCTGTCCTAG